GACCGCTCCAAAAAAAACTGTTAAGGGTACCTCACTTGCGCTGAACACGGTCATTCCGTTTGGTAATGTGGGGGCGAAAGCGGAGGAGCGTTTTGTTGAGGTAGGCTACGATGAAATTTATGCGATTCAGTATTTCAAAAATAACCTGCGACCATGGTGGAACAATTCTGGCAAAGAAACGATGGAAAATCAGCTGACTTTGGCTGCAGATGAGTATCGTAATGTGCTCGATAAGTGCGTGGCATTCGACAAAGCGGTTTATGCGGATGCGCTAAAATCGGGTGGAAAAGAATATGCACATCTTAGTGTACTAGCTTATCGCCAAAGTATAGCAGCGCATACCTTGGTGAAAAGTCCACAAAATGAACTGCTATGGCTTTCCAAAGAAAATAATAGTGGTGGTTTTATCAATACGGTGGATGTTACTTATCCTTCAGCACCATTGTATTTGATCTATAATCCGGAGTTGTTGAAAGGGATGTTAACTGGAATATTTTATTTTAGCGAGAGCGGTAAATACCCGTATCCTTGGGCGGCTCACGATTTGGGTACGTATCCATTGGCCAATGGTCAAACCTATGGCGAGCCTATGCCTGTGGAGGAATCGGGCAATATGATTATTTTAACTGCAGCAATCGCGAAAGTGCAAGGGAATGGGGACTATGCGAGGAAGCATTGGAAAACATTGACAACTTGGGTAGATTATCTCGTTAAAGATGGCTTTGACCCTAAAACGCAGCTCTGCACAGACGATTTTGCTGGTCATCTTGCACGAAATGCCAATTTATCTGTTAAAGCTATTGTGGGTATTGCCTGTTATGCGCAGCTAGCGGAGGCCATTGGTGAAACTGCAATCGCAAAAAAATACCGTGTAATTGCCGAGGAAATGGTCCCGAAATGGATGGAAATGGCAGATGCGGGCGACCATTACGCGCTGACATTTGACGATAAAAATACCTGGAGTCAAAAATATAATTTGATCTGGGACAAAGTGTTGGGATTGAATCTGTTTCCGCAAAAAGTGTATGATACGGAAATTAAGTATTACCTGACCAAGCAAAATAGATTCGGCATACCATTGGATAGCCGTAAGGCCTACACCAAAAATGACTGGATTCTTTGGACAGCATCATTTGCTCCGTCAAAAGAAGCATTTGAAGCTTTGGTGAAACCGGTCTATAATCATGCGATTCAAACGGAATCCCGTGTCCCATTAAATGATTTTTATGATTCGACTACGGGGATCCGTGAAAACTTTAAGGCGCGTAGTGTTGTTGGAGGTTTTTACATGAAACTTTTAGTGGATATAATGAAACAAAAATAAATAATGTCAATGAGCAGGGGGAGAACCTGAAATGAAATTTAGTTTGTGTTTAGTTAATAAGACGGCGGGCAATTATAGGATTGCTCGCCGTTTGTTTATCGGGTTATGCGTTTCAATGCTTCGCATGATATTTTCACAATATCCTCATGTTTGATGCGATGTTTTTTTTCTAGAAATTTTCCATGTACAGTAATTGCCTGCATAGTGATGAGTCGGTCAAGCTGCTTGGATGATAGTTTTAAACAGTTACGAATGACGGTGGATAGTTTGAGCTGAAAGCTGGATGCATAGATGACTTTGAAGAATAAGGTGTCTTCGTTTGTGCTGTGCAAATTTTCAATGAACAGCTGTTCATACTGTATTTCATATTTGATGGTATCGAAATCTGCTTCAACATTGTTCTTTTTTCTGATTTCTGTTGAAAAAGCGTATTGTCATGCTAGCTCCCTGTTGTTTTCCTGAAATCTATGAAACAGTTCCTTATTGATGGATTCGGGGCTTGTATTTTTTTCTGTGCATTCATTCTGAACTTTTCACTGCAGTAGAACCTATCACTATCACAATGGCTGCAGGATCTTTTGAGAA
The DNA window shown above is from Sphingobacterium thalpophilum and carries:
- a CDS encoding glutaminase domain-containing protein, whose translation is MNKLGKIGLCFVLTYASTVLDGQAQERKAPAYPLITHNPNFSIWSMTDQLHASTTKHWTDADHSLLGLIDVDGNIYRFLGKEEPSYAVILPTSEDKSYTVQYTESKPQGSWESSAYNTNTWKSGLAPIGDDAQQVKTLWKSDDIWVRREFSVTDPKSINELFLKLNHDDNIDVFLNGKKVYEKVGWTNSFHYLPIDKANLKAGQNHIAIHLKNSAGGRYLDFGLVDRLKERGPKIQEVVQKDVEITATRTVYNFQAGKVDLKLSFTSPLLMDDLNLLARPVSYITYNVKANDGKQHAVKVFLSASTNIAVYKPSQEVTADKYETAKLSVLKAGTVEQPILQKGADDMRIDWGYFYVASPKQDKTQQFISPRGAAVDAFRKGTATAPKKTVKGTSLALNTVIPFGNVGAKAEERFVEVGYDEIYAIQYFKNNLRPWWNNSGKETMENQLTLAADEYRNVLDKCVAFDKAVYADALKSGGKEYAHLSVLAYRQSIAAHTLVKSPQNELLWLSKENNSGGFINTVDVTYPSAPLYLIYNPELLKGMLTGIFYFSESGKYPYPWAAHDLGTYPLANGQTYGEPMPVEESGNMIILTAAIAKVQGNGDYARKHWKTLTTWVDYLVKDGFDPKTQLCTDDFAGHLARNANLSVKAIVGIACYAQLAEAIGETAIAKKYRVIAEEMVPKWMEMADAGDHYALTFDDKNTWSQKYNLIWDKVLGLNLFPQKVYDTEIKYYLTKQNRFGIPLDSRKAYTKNDWILWTASFAPSKEAFEALVKPVYNHAIQTESRVPLNDFYDSTTGIRENFKARSVVGGFYMKLLVDIMKQK